AGTGTCATCAATGATGCCGGTTTTACCTTTACCGGCCATACCGAATTTCTCGCTGAGCTATCTAAAACCCCCAGGGTCGTCATGATGCTCGCGACGAACACACTGCGTGTTGCACTGGCGACAACACACCTTCCATTACGTGATGTCAGCACACAAATCACTCATCAACTGCTGACCGAAGTGATAGAGATCCTGCATCATGACCTACATTCAAAATTTGGCCTGCAACAACCCCGTATTATTGTCTGTGGCCTGAACCCCCACGCCGGAGAAGGTGGCCATCTTGGGACAGAAGAAATTGAGATCATTGAACCAGCACTTTCTGCATTGCGTGAAAAAGGGCTGCATCTCATCGGCCCTTTGCCTGCTGATACGGCCTTTGTTCCGAGAGAACTCGATCATGCTGATGCGGTGCTCGCCATGTACCATGATCAGGGATTGCCGGTACTCAAACATTCCGGCTTTGGCAATTCGGTAAATATCACCCTTGGCCTGCCTTTTATCCGCACCTCCGTTGACCATGGCACAGCATTATCCCTGGCCGGTACCGGCAACATCGATACCGGCAGCCTGCAACACGCACTGGCCATGGCCATTTCTATGGCTCATACGCAGCAGGGAGGGTAATATCAAACACGTTGCCCGCAAACGCTTTGGTCAGAATTTTCTGCATGATCAGCATGTAATCAATCGAATCCTCACTAATTTTCGTCCACAAAAGGGAGAATGTATCGTTGAAATAGGCCCCGGTCTCGGCGCTCTCACCTGGCCATTGCTGGAGCAAATTGATGAGCTGCATGCAATAGAACTGGACCGCGACCTCGTCACACGCTTCAAGAATGATCCCCGTGCATCGGGC
This region of bacterium BMS3Abin11 genomic DNA includes:
- the pdxA gene encoding 4-hydroxythreonine-4-phosphate dehydrogenase gives rise to the protein MISKYLPTIILTAGEPAGIGPDLAIMASQMDLACRLAVCADPDLLADRADKLSIKLSIQDWKKQPHKQNRLAVIPVKLNHATEVGTLNPDNADYVLQTLRLAGNACLRSEFDALVTGPVQKSVINDAGFTFTGHTEFLAELSKTPRVVMMLATNTLRVALATTHLPLRDVSTQITHQLLTEVIEILHHDLHSKFGLQQPRIIVCGLNPHAGEGGHLGTEEIEIIEPALSALREKGLHLIGPLPADTAFVPRELDHADAVLAMYHDQGLPVLKHSGFGNSVNITLGLPFIRTSVDHGTALSLAGTGNIDTGSLQHALAMAISMAHTQQGG